From the genome of Podospora pseudoanserina strain CBS 124.78 chromosome 7 map unlocalized CBS124.78p_7.2, whole genome shotgun sequence, one region includes:
- the RIA1 gene encoding Cytoplasmic GTPase/eEF2-like protein (ribosomal biogenesis) (COG:J; BUSCO:EOG09260BSW; EggNog:ENOG503NU1V) produces MPVVSPDKLAKLQQNADDVRNICILAHVDHGKTSLTDALLATNGIISPRLAGKIRYLDSRPDEQLRGITMESSAISLYFSMLRRSSPEATPEPKEYLINLIDSPGHIDFSSEVSTASRLCDGAVVLVDAVEGVCSQTVTVLRQTWIEKLKPLLVINKIDRLITELKMTPNEAYIHISKLLEQVNAVLGSFFQGERMEEDLNWRERMEERRAQAVANKEAQLVDQQSDAGDLQFQEKDDEEIYFAPEKNNVIFGSAIDGWAFTVRQFAGLYEKKLGIKRSLLEKVLWGNFYLDPKTRKVLGPKHLKGRNLKPIFVQLVLETIWAVYGATVGGDHGKGDPAMLEKITKSLNITIPPHILRSRDPKLLLTAVFASWLPLSVALLVSVVESLPSPRTAQAERLPELLQEVPGADQIDPAIKEAMVSFKKEKSDPMVAYVSKMVSVKESELPENRRKGPMNGEEARDLARKKRAEALRAQKEARGDREDDDVQFITDGLASASLETQTPKEEEKPAETEHLIGFSRIYSGTLSVGDEVYVLPPKFSPANPLAEPVPKKVKVEALYMMMGRNLELLDTVPAGVVFGIRGLEGSGLLKSGTICSQLEGSVNLAGIANLHGKPIVRVALEPENPSDLDKMIKGLQLLVQSDPCAEYEQFSTGEHVLLTAGELHLERCLTDLRERFARCEIQASAPIVPYRETIVRAEEMRPPVNKDLGRGVVVGVTSSKQVTITLRVRPLPAEFTDFLGKNAASIKTLYSGQKNGDDEGSVAQDDSSEADAVEDNDLTITKALTAEELSKELQSTLDKSEKARDASIWKDAVDRIISFGPRRTGPNILIDATKDQFFPKAFAADKEAVARAVKISGDESLDARHFSDKIAYAFQLATHHGPLCHEPVQGIAVFIEDVSVNIEGNVTARDHINRLTGEVIKTVQQSIHKGFLDWSPRLMLAMYSVEIQAGTEVLGRVYDVLTRRRGKVQSEAMNEGTPFFTIVATLPVAESFGFADDMRKRTSGAAQPQLIFTGFEILDEDPFWVPFTEDDLEDLGEFGDKEIVAKRYMDGVRRRKGLLVEGRNVATDASKQRTLKR; encoded by the exons ATGCCGGTCGTTAGTCCCGATAAGCTGGCAAAGCTCCAGCAAAACGCCGACGATGTTCGAAAT ATCTGCATTCTCGCGCATGTA GATCACGGTAAAACCTCACTTACAGACGCTCTTCTTGCCACAAATGGCATCATTTCACCGAGATTGGCCGGCAAGATCCGCTACCTCGATTCCCGTCCAGACGAACAACTGCGTGGTATCACCATGGAATCATCAGCTATTTCTCTCTATTTCTCCATGCTGAGAAGGTCAAGCCCAGAGGCTACCCCTGAGCCAAAAGAATATCTCATCAATCTCATAGACTCACCCGGGCACATTGATTTCAGCAGTGAGGTCTCGACGGCATCGCGACTATGTGATGGGGCTGTTGTTCTGGTGGACGCAGTAGAGGGTGTATGTAGTCAGACGGTCACAGTACTCAGACAAACGTGGATCGAGAAGTTGAAGCCATTACTCGTCATCAACAAAATCGATCGCCTTATCACCGAGCTCAAGATGACGCCGAACGAAGCATATATTCACATCAGCAAACTACTAGAACAAGTCAACGCTGTTCTGGGTAGTTTCTTCCAAGGCGAGAGAATGGAGGAGGATCTGAactggagagagagaatgGAGGAGCGCCGAGCCCAGGCTGTGGCAAACAAGGAGGCCCAATTGGTGGACCAGCAAAGCGATGCCGGCGATTTACAGTTCCAAGAaaaggacgacgaggagatCTATTTTGCCCCCGAAAAGAACAATGTCATCTTTGGCAGTGCCATCGATGGCTGGGCGTTCACAGTACGGCAATTCGCTGGCTTGTATGAGAAAAAGCTCGGCATCAAGCGCAGCCTTCTTGAAAAGGTCCTTTGGGGCAATTTTTACCTCGACCCGAAGACCAGGAAGGTTCTCGGGCCAAAACATCTGAAAGGCAGAAACTTGAAGCCTATCTTTGTTCAATTGGTGCTCGAGACTATATGGGCTGTCTACGGGGCCACCGTGGGTGGTGACCACGGAAAGGGGGATCCAGCTATGCTGGAAAAGATCACAAAGTCTTTGAACATCACCATTCCACCTCATATTCTGCGCTCCCGCGACCCGAAGTTACTTCTTACCGCCGTCTTCGCGTCCTGGCTTCCACTCTCGGTGGCACTCCTGGTTTCAGTTGTTGAGTCGCTACCTTCGCCCAGAACCGCCCAAGCCGAACGTCTTCCAGAATTGCTGCAAGAAGTGCCTGGTGCGGACCAAATCGATCCTGCCATCAAGGAAGCCATGGTCTCATTCAAAAAGGAGAAGTCAGACCCCATGGTGGCGTACGTGAGCAAGATGGTGTCAGTCAAGGAGAGCGAATTGCCAGAAAACAGAAGAAAAGGGCCAATGAATGGCGAGGAAGCCCGAGATCTTGCGAGAAAGAAACGCGCCGAGGCACTCCGTGCACAGAAAGAGGCCAGAGGCGACagagaggatgatgacgttCAATTCATCACGGATGGACTTGCAAGCGCCTCTCTTGAGACCCAGACAccaaaagaggaggaaaagccTGCCGAGACCGAGCATTTGATTGGTTTCTCTCGTATCTACTCCGGAACCCTCTCTGTTGGTGACGAAGTTTACGTCTTGCCACCAAAGTTTTCGCCAGCCAACCCGCTTGCTGAGCCAGTTCCCAAGAAAGTCAAGGTTGAGGCACTCTacatgatgatgggccgCAATCTTGAGCTCCTGGACACAGTCCCGGCTGGTGTGGTCTTTGGCATCCGTGGGCTCGAGGGTAGCGGCCTGCTCAAGTCTGGCACAATATGCAGCCAACTCGAGGGATCTGTCAACCTTGCTGGTATAGCAAACCTGCACGGCAAACCCATCGTCCGTGTTGCTCTTGAGCCGGAGAATCCATCCGACTTGGACAAGATGATCAAGGGTCTCCAACTGCTTGTGCAGAGTGACCCTTGCGCCGAGTATGAACAATTTTCTACCGGTGAGCACGTCTTGTTGACTGCCGGTGAACTGCACCTGGAACGCTGCTTGACCGATCTCAGGGAACGCTTTGCCCGCTGCGAGATCCAGGCCAGTGCCCCTATCGTGCCCTACCGTGAGACAATCGTCCGCGCAGAGGAGATGCGTCCTCCAGTCAACAAGGATCTCGGTCGTGGTGTGGTCGTTGGTGTTACCAGCTCCAAGCAAGTCACCATCACTCTTCGCGTGAGGCCACTTCCAGCGGAGTTCACCGACTTCCTAGGCAAGAATGCCGCCAGTATCAAGACTCTTTACTCAGGCCAGAAGAATGGTGACGATGAAGGCTCCGTAGCCCAAGATGATTCGTCCGAAGCAGATGCCGTAGAGGACAACGACCTCACTATCACCAAGGCTCTTACCGCAGAGGAGCTGTCCAAGGAACTTCAATCCACCCTTGACAAGAGCGAAAAGGCCCGCGACGCCTCCATCTGGAAGGACGCCGTGGACCGCATCATCTCTTTCGGCCCCAGGCGCACAGGCCCGAACATTCTCATCGACGCGACCAAAGACCAGTTCTTCCCCAAGGCCTTTGCCGCCGACAAGGAGGCTGTTGCCAGGGCCGTCAAGATTTCTGGTGATGAATCCCTCGACGCCCGCCACTTCAGCGACAAGATCGCCTACGCCTTTCAGCTCGCCACCCATCACGGACCCCTCTGCCACGAGCCAGTCCAGGGCATTGCTGTGTTCATTGAGGATGTCTCTGTCAACATTGAGGGCAACGTGACCGCTCGTGACCACATCAACCGTCTCACTGGCGAAGTGATCAAGACTGTACAACAATCCATTCACAAGGGCTTCCTGGATTGGTCACCCCGTCTAATGCTGGCCATGTATTCTGTTGAGATCCAAGCAGGCA CCGAAGTCCTAGGCCGCGTCTACGACGTCCTCACCCGCCGTCGCGGCAAGGTCCAGTCCGAAGCCATGAACGAAGGCAcgcccttcttcaccatcgtCGCCACCTTGCCCGTTGCGGAATCTTTCGGTTTCGCGGATGACATGCGCAAGCGCACATCTGGTGCTGCCCAGCCTCAGCTTATTTTCACTGGCTTTGAGATTCTGGACGAGGACCCGTTCTGGGTGCCGTTTACAGAGGATGATCTGGAGGATCTGGGCGAGTTTGGTGACAAGGAGATCGTGGCGAAGAGGTATATggatggggtgaggaggaggaaggggttgttggtggaggggcggAATGTGGCTACTGATGCTTCGAAGCAGAGGACTCTGAAGAGGTAA
- a CDS encoding uncharacterized protein (EggNog:ENOG503PWM3): protein MAGKTFKKNVAGLISSSKAAKSPDSDVSPRTTTTTTTNSKAPTDYFAANISPPQSPQQSPGATIPFPPLATASSGASTNTFTSSSNSAEDGVDDLRQASNASSNRPGVASRKSSTASVTFRPPRNPSLPQGAHRKTDIKTRLREASPEPVKSIPFG from the exons ATGGCCGGTAAAACATTCAAAAAAAATGTTGCCGGattgatctcctcctccaaggcGGCGAAGAGCCCCGACTCCGATGTCTCGCCGCgcacaaccacaaccactaccaccaactccaaagcTCCCACCGACTATTTCGCCGCCAACATAAGCCCCCCGCAGTCTCCTCAGCAATCGCCCGGCGCAACCATACCGTTCCCACCACTGGCGACGGCGTCATCGGGCGCTAGTACCAACACCTTTACGTCGTCGTCCAACTCGGCAGAGGACGGTGTGGATGATTTGCGACAAGCCTCGAATGCTAGCAGCAACCGGCCGGGCGTCGCATCTAGAaaatcctcgacggcctcTGTCACATtccgccctcctcgaaaTCCAAGCCTCCCGCAAGGCGCGCACCGGAAAACGGATATAAAAACGAGACTCCGGGAGGCGTCGCCCGAACCTGTGAA ATCGATCCCGTTCGGCTGA
- the LAG1_3 gene encoding sphingosine N-acyltransferase lag1 (COG:U; EggNog:ENOG503NWJM), translating to MATGSEPFPPLPGTTTTTESATATRRRTRKASILGDDLKVGDTGSPSLATSIAHIQGAHSKEPPSPPSTKRTSKRRKARTLLRRVKHTCVKHTWVLPLFLLSCFLLGYAINPTSSNPLSHFLFLSYRLPLSETPGATHVQYGKGLWDIAFVTFYTVVLSFTREFIMQEVLRPLSRWVGLKSRGKQARYMEQMYTALYFGIMGPCGMWVMSRTPIWYFDVVGMYEGYPHKTHDGAFKFYYLFQAAYWAQQAIVLLLGMEKPRKDFKELVGHHIVSLALIGLSYRFHFTYMGLAVYITHDISDFFLATSKSLNYVDHPITGPYYFLFMCSWIYLRHFLNLKILVSLFNEFKTVGPYVMDWEGGSYKCDLAFWITGGLLGSLQALNLFWLFFIVRIAYRFVRDREASDDRSEDEGSGDEGEQQNGKKK from the exons ATGGCGACGGGATCAGAGCCCTTCCCGCCTCTgcccggcaccaccaccaccaccgagagcGCGACGGCGACGCgaaggaggacgagaaagGCGAGCATCTTGGGAGATGACTTGAAAGTGGGCGACACCGGCTCGCCGTCGCTTGCTACGAGCATTGCGCACATCCAGGGAGCCCACTCCAAG gaacccccctcccccccatcaacaaaacGCACCTCCAAACGCCGCAAAGCccgcaccctcctccgccgagTCAAGCACACATGCGTAAAACACACTTGGGTCCTCCCCTTGTTCCTGTTGTCTTGCTTTCTCCTCGGCTACGCAATCAACcctacctcctccaaccccctctcccacttttTGTTCCTGTCGTACAGACTCCCCCTGTCGGAAACCCCGGGGGCGACCCACGTCCAGTACGGCAAGGGGCTCTGGGACATCGCCTTTGTGACCTTTTACACCGTCGTCCTCTCCTTCACGCGCGAGTTCATCATGCAGGAGGTCCTCCGGCCGCTCTCCCGCTGGGTCGGGCTCAAGTCGAGGGGGAAGCAGGCGAGATACATGGAGCAGATGTACACGGCGCTCTACTTTGGCATCATGGGCCCGTGTGGCATGTGGGTCATGTCGAGGACGCCAATCTGGTACTTTGATGTCGTGGGGATGTACGAAGGTTACCCGCACAAGACGCACGACGGGGCGTTTAAATTTTATTATCTCTTCCAGGCGGCATACTGGGCCCAGCAGGCGATTGTATTGTTGCTTGGGATGGAGAAGCCACGAAAGGACTTTAAGGAGCTAGTCGGCCACCATATCGTCTCGCTTGCGCTCATCGGTCTGAGCTACAGGTTTCACTTTACGTATATGGGGCTTGCGGTGTACATCACGCACGACATTTCGGACTTTTTCCTCGCCACTTCCAAATCGCTGAATTATGTCGACCATCCGATCACGGGACCGTACTATTTCCTGTTTATGTGCTCTTGGATCTACCTGAGGCATTTTTTGAACTTGAAGATCTTGGTTAGCTTGTTTAATGAGTTCAAGACTGTCGGGCCGTATGTCATGgactgggaggggggcagcTACAAGTGTGACTTGGCGTTTTGGATCACGGGAGGTTTGCTGGGGAGCTTGCAGGCGCTGAATctgttttggttgtttttcATTGTGAGGATTGCGTATAGGTTTGTGAGGGATCGGGAGGCGAGTGATGATAggagtgaggatgaggggagtggagatgagggggagcagcagaacgggaagaagaagtga
- the RIM21 gene encoding pH-response regulator protein palH/rim21 (COG:S; EggNog:ENOG503NYQ4) yields the protein MEARQLFPGNAGPVPTDAPLVSKGRNCGALNLPVGGILSMPNGDVVTLTASAAFRPLCTPVTPPAIIANAGGGSVELDPNVGAMPDDDGWTYSDFRDPFYASTFPQCYALAATTVVAYMLVIMLFVTPRSFLDGGVVVLGRRGFTHSGSGPTIGGRPWFQKVAALSVVISLTIASAATFQAAEEQYIYQIQNAKALQEEVLGGNELKAIRIVSNTFLWLAQAQTLIRLFPRQREKVIIKWTAFALITLDVIFQSLNSFRYTDQTGSNRPGSFSDAIPALSYLFTLALGVLYAAWVVYYSLMKKRYAFYHPQMKNMCLMAALSLMSVLIPVVFFILDIAKPDFTGWGEYVRWVGAAAASVVVWEWVERIEALEREEKRDGILGREVFDGDEMLDVTTSDGRARRRRKGSGSDGGDKEMYVENPPKKKAATQGERGNTWPSVIAMKAKYRSRLRPKKDQDPADQTTTQTTPQPSDHDRVRSLQPPLWPARPAPTATPISRTDTASAASTVYAVRYHQNTDSASQATPPPPHNTSALSRTASTSSSRSSDGRSTHRAEPPRRPADEGQGPQGGGSSRWQTLTPSFSFKRSRRSDEENAVSSEEKKSPREEGKWDIRGRFEEFTANQAERLREKFRPAPDTDSLPVTVIPAPPRRGAALAQLLEDEELQYQRATTPVRAVSDLRSRTNDSSPTTLVGRSASILTSSRPQVTPSGTQISFADTVRPTEPSSGRHLGGPEGGGPSQDSDSTPGPDTGPDSGGRAPS from the coding sequence ATGGAAGCCCGGCAGCTATTTCCCGGTAACGCGGGCCCCGTGCCCACCGACGCGCCGTTAGTATCCAAAGGTCGCAATTGCGGTGCTCTCAATCTCCCGGTCGGCGGTATTCTGTCCATGCCAAATGGCGATGTTGTTACCCTCACAGCCTCGGCCGCTTTCCGGCCACTATGCACACCAGTCACTCCACCAGCCATCATTGCCAACGCTGGCGGTGGTTCAGTCGAGCTCGATCCGAATGTAGGGGCAATGCCGGACGACGATGGATGGACATATTCCGACTTTCGCGATCCCTTTTATGCGTCAACCTTTCCTCAGTGCTATGCGCTTGCGGCGACGACAGTAGTTGCGTATATGCTTGTTATCATGTTATTCGTCACGCCACGATCTTTCCTGGATGGTGGAgttgttgttcttggtcGACGAGGATTCACTCACAGCGGCTCGGGGCCGACGATTGGAGGCAGACCGTGGTTCCAAAAAGTGGCGGCTCTGTCTGTCGTTATCTCACTCACCATTGCGTCTGCTGCGACCTTTcaggctgctgaggagcaATATATTTATCAGATTCAGAATGCGAAGGCGTtgcaggaggaggttttgggtgGCAACGAGCTAAAAGCAATCCGAATTGTCTCCAACACGTTTCTGTGGCTTGCACAAGCCCAAACTCTCATTCGCCTCTTTCCCCGCCAGCGAGAAAAGGTGATCATCAAGTGGACCGCCTTTGCGCTAATCACGCTCGACGTCATCTTCCAATCTCTCAACAGCTTTCGATATACAGACCAGACGGGCTCGAACCGGCCCGGCTCCTTTTCCGATGCCATCCCAGCACTCAGCTACCTCTTCACGCTTGCCCTCGGGGTGCTGTACGCCGCCTGGGTGGTTTACTACTCACTGATGAAGAAGCGATATGCCTTCTATCATCCGCAGATGAAGAACATGTGTCTCATGGCAGCCCTGTCATTGATGTCGGTACTTATTCCCGTGGTCTTTTTTATTCTGGATATAGCAAAGCCAGACTTCACCGGCTGGGGGGAGTACGTCAGATGGGTGGGAGCGGCTGCCGCTAGTGTGGTTGTCTGGGAGTGGGTGGAAAGAATCGAAGCTTTGGAACGGGAAGAGAAACGAGACGGTATTCTCGGAAGAGAGGTGTTTGACGGAGACGAGATGCTCGATGTCACGACTTCTGACGGTCGTGCTCGTCGCAGAAGAAAAGGGAGTGGCAGTGATGGCGGGGATAAGGAGATGTACGTCGAGAAtccaccaaagaaaaaagcagCCACCCAAGGAGAGCGAGGAAATACATGGCCCTCGGTAATCGCCATGAAGGCCAAGTACAGGTCTCGGCTGAGACCAAAGAAGGATCAAGATCCAGCTGACCAAACAACAACGCAAACGACACCACAGCCATCGGATCATGACCGAGTACGATCTTTGCAACCACCGCTTTGGCCAGCAAGACCAGCGCCGACAGCAACACCCATCAGTCGGACAGACACTGCGAGCGCTGCGAGCACGGTGTACGCAGTTCGCTACCACCAAAACACAGACTCGGCATCGCAAGccacaccgccgccgccacacAACACAAGTGCCCTATCACGCACAGCCAGCACGTCGTCAAGCCGAAGTAGCGATGGTAGAAGCACCCATCGGGCTGAACCACCCCGGAGACCAGCAGATGAAGGCCAAGGGCCACAGGGAGGTGGGTCCAGCAGATGGCAGACCCTCACACCGAGCTTCTCTTTTAAGCGAAGTCGGcggagtgatgaggagaatgCTGTCTCGtctgaggagaagaagtcaccaagagaggaagggaagtGGGACATCCGCGGCCGATTTGAAGAGTTCACAGCAAATCAGGCCGAGCGGTTGCGGGAGAAGTTCCGGCCAGCTCCAGACACGGATAGTCTGCCTGTGACGGTCATTCCAGCACCACCTCGCCGAGGGGCTGCTCTCGCCCAACTgttggaagatgaggagCTTCAATACCAGCGAGCGACAACCCCAGTTCGTGCAGTCTCAGATCTGAGATCACGAACCAATGATTCGTCACCTACTACGCTGGTTGGTCGTTCGGCTTCGATCTTGACAAGTTCGAGGCCTCAAGTTACCCCGAGTGGCACTCAGATATCATTTGCGGACACGGTGAGACCTACAGAGCCTTCCTCTGGTCGACATTTGGGAGGGCCTGAAGGAGGGGGCCCATCACAGGACTCTGATTCCACACCAGGTCCAGATACTGGTCCTGATTCTGGTGGCCGCGCTCCTTCATGA
- a CDS encoding uncharacterized protein (COG:J; COG:K; EggNog:ENOG503NV6Y) codes for MSAFQQGMAPIRAMEDDSDVEEEALVADYQEQVQYGQDDDLDGLDQAALAQAADDLQARLLQAAQPLDYQATLEAKFSSYDNYCSLFHYILNSEGPVDLEPPSYYWAWDVIDEFIYQFNTFSTYRARIARQGNNEEETQLLKENPNTWGCYSVLNVLYSLIQKSQIQEQLQATKRGEDAALVAGPYGSKALYKMLGYFSIIGLLRVHCLLGDFSLALKTLDDIELNKKAMFARVMAAHFTTYYYVGFSYMMMRRYADALRMFSHILIYVSRTKNFQKNAQYDNINKKSDQMLALIAICVAFQPTRLDDSIHTALREKYGEQLLKLQRGGPESLPVFEELFRTACPKFISPVPPNFDAPESNIDPIEHHLSIFMEEVKTNMFNPTIKSYLRLYTTMDLKKLAGFLDVKPEELRSILLVNKQRNKQIRWNEGALLEGEWVNTSDLDYALQGDLIHISEAKMGRKLVDWYLRNLSRTYA; via the exons ATGAGCGCCTTCCAGCAGGGTATGGCCCCTATCCGGGCCATGGAGGACGATAgcgatgttgaggaggaggccctCGTCGCCGACTACCAGGAGCAGGTCCAATACGGACAGGACGACGATTTGGACGGCCTCGACCAGGCTGCCCTTGCCCAGGCTGCCGACGATCTCCAGGCCCGGTTACTCCAGGCCGCTCAGCCCTTGGATTATCAGGCGACGCTCGAGGCCAAGTTCTCAAGCTACGACAACTACTGCAGCTTGTTCCACTACATCCTTAATTCGGAAGGCCCCGTCGATCTCGAGCCTCCATCG TACTACTGGGCCTGGGATGTGATTGATGAATTCATTTACCAGTTCAACACATTCTCCACATACCGGGCGAGGATCGCGCGGCAGGGAAACAACGAGGAGGAGACTCAGCTTCTCAAGGAGAACCCAAACACCTGGGGTTGCTACAGCGTGCTCAACGTTCTCTACTCCTTGATCCAGAAGTCTCAGATCCAGGAACAGCTCCAGGCTACCAAGCGCGGTGAGGATGCCGCCCTTGTCGCCGGTCCCTACGGATCCAAGGCCCTTTACAAGATGTTGGGCTACTTCTCGATCATTGGCCTCCTCCGGGTCCACTGCCTTCTCGGTGACTTCAGCCTCGCGCTTAAGACTCTCGACGACATTGAGCTCAACAAGAAGGCCATGTTCGCCCGTGTCATGGCTGCCCACTTCACCACATACTACTATGTGGGTTTCTCTTACATGATGATGCGCCGCTACGCCGACGCTCTCCGCATGTTCAGCCACATCTTGATCTACGTCTCCAGGACCAAGAACTTCCAGAAGAACGCGCAGTACGATAacatcaacaagaagagCGACCAGATGCTCGCTCTCATCGCCATCTGCGTTGCCTTCCAGCCCACTCGTCTGGATGACAGCATCCACACCGCCCTCCGTGAGAAGTACGGCGAGCAGCTCCTGAAGCTCCAGCGTGGCGGCCCCGAgtccctccccgtcttcgAGGAGCTCTTCCGCACTGCGTGCCCCAAGTTCATCTCTCCCGTACCTCCCAACTTTGATGCCCCCGAGAGCAACATCGACCCCATTGAGCATCACCTTTCCATCTTCATGGAGGAGGTTAAGACCAACATgttcaaccccaccatcaagtcTTACCTCCGTCTTTACACCACCATGGACCTCAAGAAGCTGGCTGGTTTTCTCGACGTCAAGCCCGAGGAGCTCCGTTCTATCCTGCTTGTTAACAAGCAGCGCAACAAGCAGATCCGGTGGAACGAGGGTGCTCTTTTGGAGGGCGAGTGGGTTAACACCAGCGACCTCGACTATGCTCTCCAAGGT GACCTTATCCATATCTCGGAGGCCAAGATGGGCCGCAAGCTCGTTGATTGGTATCTCCGCAACCTCTCGCGCACTTATGCATGA